A part of Syngnathus acus chromosome 20, fSynAcu1.2, whole genome shotgun sequence genomic DNA contains:
- the LOC119139257 gene encoding uncharacterized protein LOC119139257, which yields MEDTLDSMTPVEESDGRRHSAEELPTHEAPAGETGTSLEDEMASETEVRYIMEEGSPEKKHETEVPLPPDLGSPQREDNPQLGQEPTFQEHQDTSFESLPTYLPSSSWLADFDRANVYSRMPPAPKKQNQAVNRTTLEVPTRRRKLELEYREEPCVRKPKERYKPKGKTGRQSLSDHECFITRTFNENIFSLASERFCSRCLAKPGPGLKRKAVPFQQRNQALTSTCDTCKSHKRLPRKGSVPDTRALQRGCNTEGDSSDGSCHAGLESPLGRRKRPLGSKLNWEKNCTHDEAQRCQLEAGERLRHCPHGNAIRELDENLPAHAEQLYWTHGWQTEKSWKTAPANPDGTRSPHLNKHKTSHSQESPRKDTRC from the exons ATGGAGGACACTTTGGACTCGATGACCCCCGTGGAAGAATCCGATGGAAGGCGCCACTCGGCTGAAGAATTGCCTACACATGAAGCTCCTGCAGGCGAAACCGGTACCTCTCTGGAGGATGAGATGGCCTCTGAGACGGAGGTGCGCTATATAATGGAGGAGGGATCTCCTGAGAAGAAGCACGAAACAGAAGTTCCTCTTCCACCTGATTTGGGAAGTCCTCAACGGGAAGACAACCCACAACTTGGACAAGAACCAACCTTCCAGGAGCACCAGGACACCTCGTTTGAGTCCTTACCCACCTATCTTCCCTCCAGCAGCTGGCTGGCAGATTTTGACAGAGCAAACGTTTATAGCAGAATGCCACCAGCTCCCAAAAAGCAGAACCAAGCTGTGAACCGGACCACCTTAGAGGTTCCCACTCggaggaggaaactggagctGGAGTACAGGGAGGAACCTTGTGTGCGCAAGCCCAAGGAGCGATACAAGCCCAAAGGCAAGACTGGCCGACAGAGCCTCTCCGACCATGAGTGTTTCATCACCAGAACCTTCAACGAGAACATCTTTAGTCTGGCGAGTGAACGATTTTGCAGCAGATGCTTGGCCAAGCCCGGTCCAGGCCTCAAAAGAAAGGCCGTCCCCTTCCAGCAGCGCAACCAGGCCCTGACGTCCACCTGTGACACCTGCAAGTCTCACAAGAGGCTTCCGAGGAAAGGTTCCGTCCCCGACACGCGGGCTCTGCAGCGCGGGTGCAACACGGAAGGAGACTCGTCGGATGGCTCGTGTCACGCGGGCCTCGAGAGCCCCCTTGGCAGGCGCAAGAGGCCACTgggctccaagctgaactgggaGAAGAACTGCACGCACGACGAAGCGCAGCGCTGCCAACTCGAGGCCGGGGAGCGATTGCGCCACTGTCCCCACGGCAACGCCATTCGGGAGCTGGACGAGAACTTGCCAGCGCACGCCGAGCAGCTTTACTGGACACATGGGTGGCAAACAG AGAAGTCATGGAAAACGGCCCCGGCCAATCCTGACGGCACGAGATCACCGCACTTGAACAAGCACAAGACGTCACATTCACAAG AAAGTCCAAGAAAAGACACACGATGCTGA
- the LOC119139392 gene encoding aurora kinase B-like isoform X1: MQNKENNEPRAFQQLSSSILAGPQRVPVKPRRATDKNVVMEPVRQYVGSSSSLVPKQISIEDFDIGRPLGKGKFGNVYLAKIKKLESIVALKVMFKSQMEKEGVEHQLRREIEIQAHLKHPNILRFYNYFHDRKRVFLVLEYAPRGELYKELQRLGRFDDQRTATFMEEISDALLYCHAKKVIHRDIKPENLLLGYRGELKMADFGWSVHAPSLRRRTMCGTLDYLPPEMIEGRTHSEKVDLWCIGILCYECLVGNPPFETASHANTYKRITKVDLKYPSIISEGARDLIGKLLRHCPADRLPLQRVIDHPWVRENSRRILPPVCPTKTS, translated from the exons ATGCAG aataaagaaaataacgaGCCAAGGGCTTTCCAGCAACTG AGCTCGAGCATCCTGGCTGGCCCACAACGTGTTCCGGTTAAACCGCGACGAGCCACCGACAAAAATGTTGTTATGG AACCCGTAAGACAATATGTTGGTTCATCCTCCAGTTTGGTTCCGAA GCAGATCAGTATTGAAGACTTTGACATCGGTCGACCACTGGGGAAGGGCAAGTTTGGCAATGTGTACCTCGCCAAGATAAAGAAGCTGGAAAGCATTGTGGCTCTCAAAGTGATGTTCAAGTCCCAGATGGAGAAGGAGGGTGTGGAGCACCAACTCAGGAGGGAGATCGAGATCCAGGCTCACCTCAA GCATCCCAACATCCTTCGCTTTTACAACTATTTTCATGACCGTAAGAGGGTGTTTTTGGTGCTGGAGTACGCGCCACGTGGCGAGTTATACAAGGAGCTCCAGCGATTAGGACGCTTTGACGATCAGCGCACTGCCACT tttaTGGAAGAGATCTCCGATGCACTGCTGTACTGTCACGCAAAGAAAGTGATCCATCGTGACATCAAACCAGAGAATCTCCTACTTGGCTATCGTGGAGAGCTGAAAATGGCTGATTTTGGTTGGTCAGTTCATGCGCCTTCCCTCAG GCGGCGCACGATGTGCGGAACGCTGGATTACCTTCCTCCCGAGATGATCGAAGGCCGCACCCATAGTGAGAAAGTGGACCTGTGGTGCATCGGGATCCTCTGTTACGAGTGTCTTGTGGGGAATCCTCCCTTTGAAACGGCTTCTCATGCTAATACGTACAAAAGAATCACCAAG GTGGATCTAAAGTACCCAAGCATCATTTCAGAAGGTGCACGCGACCTGATCGGCAAGCTGCTTCGCCACTGCCCCGCCGATCGTCTACCGCTACAGCGCGTCATTGATCACCCGTGGGTCCGTGAAAACTCTCGGCGGATCTTACCCCCAGTCTGTCCTACCAAAACCTCATGA
- the LOC119139392 gene encoding aurora kinase B-like isoform X2, translating to MFKSQMEKEGVEHQLRREIEIQAHLKHPNILRFYNYFHDRKRVFLVLEYAPRGELYKELQRLGRFDDQRTATFMEEISDALLYCHAKKVIHRDIKPENLLLGYRGELKMADFGWSVHAPSLRRRTMCGTLDYLPPEMIEGRTHSEKVDLWCIGILCYECLVGNPPFETASHANTYKRITKVDLKYPSIISEGARDLIGKLLRHCPADRLPLQRVIDHPWVRENSRRILPPVCPTKTS from the exons ATGTTCAAGTCCCAGATGGAGAAGGAGGGTGTGGAGCACCAACTCAGGAGGGAGATCGAGATCCAGGCTCACCTCAA GCATCCCAACATCCTTCGCTTTTACAACTATTTTCATGACCGTAAGAGGGTGTTTTTGGTGCTGGAGTACGCGCCACGTGGCGAGTTATACAAGGAGCTCCAGCGATTAGGACGCTTTGACGATCAGCGCACTGCCACT tttaTGGAAGAGATCTCCGATGCACTGCTGTACTGTCACGCAAAGAAAGTGATCCATCGTGACATCAAACCAGAGAATCTCCTACTTGGCTATCGTGGAGAGCTGAAAATGGCTGATTTTGGTTGGTCAGTTCATGCGCCTTCCCTCAG GCGGCGCACGATGTGCGGAACGCTGGATTACCTTCCTCCCGAGATGATCGAAGGCCGCACCCATAGTGAGAAAGTGGACCTGTGGTGCATCGGGATCCTCTGTTACGAGTGTCTTGTGGGGAATCCTCCCTTTGAAACGGCTTCTCATGCTAATACGTACAAAAGAATCACCAAG GTGGATCTAAAGTACCCAAGCATCATTTCAGAAGGTGCACGCGACCTGATCGGCAAGCTGCTTCGCCACTGCCCCGCCGATCGTCTACCGCTACAGCGCGTCATTGATCACCCGTGGGTCCGTGAAAACTCTCGGCGGATCTTACCCCCAGTCTGTCCTACCAAAACCTCATGA
- the kbtbd2 gene encoding kelch repeat and BTB domain-containing protein 2 isoform X2 produces MSGLGERRPVNADYAVSLLEQLKFFYEQKLLTDVVLLVDDTEFPCHKMVLAACSSYFRAMFMGSLSESKQTHVHLRNVDATTLQIIITYAYTGHLAISDSTVEPLYETACFLQVEDALLQCRDYLVKKINPENCVRMLSIGDLFSCTELKQCAKRMVEHKFPTVYRQDAFLQLSHELLLDVLSSDNLNVEKEETVREAAMLWLEYNMEARSQHLSSVLSQIRIDALSEVTQRAWFQGLPPNDKSVVVQGLYKSMPKFFKPRLGMTKEEMLIFMEALSETPGVSVMMSSVPAAMVCYSPQAEKVYKLRNPPRNLQKVGTLVTPDNDVFIAGGEVVLENAFNRGGGLQVDSFFWLDAQQNAWVPKTPMLCARLKPSLVYCDGYIYAVGGDNVSGELNRRTVERYDREKDEWSMVSPLPLAWSWSTCVAAHDCIYVLTLDLMYCYLPRADAWVEMAVRKTSRCYASAAAFGDLIFYLGGLHVVGGSGSGARLPRGAHDGSSLAVEIYDVNKNEWRQAANIPAKRYSDPCVRAVVLLGGLCVFMRETHMHERPRQALPVLPGGVPMEAAHLPLLLRRQRGFRRRR; encoded by the exons ATGTCGGGTCTGGGCGAGCGCCGGCCGGTCAATGCGGACTACGCCGTCTCCCTGCTGGAGCAGCTCAAGTTCTTCTACGAGCAGAAACTGCTGACGGACGTGGTGCTGCTTGTGGATGACACTGAGTTCCcgtgccacaagatggtgctGGCCGCGTGCAGCTCCTACTTCAG GGCGATGTTCATGGGCAGTCTGAGCGAGAGCAAGCAGACGCACGTGCACCTGAGGAACGTGGACGCCACCACGCTGCAGATCATCATCACGTACGCGTACACGGGCCACCTGGCCATCAGCGACAGCACCGTGGAGCCGCTCTACGAGACCGCCTGCTTCCTACAG GTGGAGGACGCCCTGCTGCAGTGTCGCGACTACCTGGTGAAGAAGATCAACCCCGAGAACTGCGTGCGTATGCTGAGCATCGGCGACTTGTTCAGCTGCACCGAGTTGAAGCAGTGCGCCAAGCGCATGGTGGAGCACAAGTTCCCCACCGTGTACCGGCAGGACGCCTTCCTGCAGCTGTCGCATGAGCTGCTGCTGGACGTGCTGAGCAGCGACAACCTCAACGTGGAGAAGGAGGAGACGGTACGCGAGGCGGCCATGCTGTGGCTGGAGTACAACATGGAGGCGCGCTCGCAGCACCTGTCGTCGGTGCTTAGCCAAATCCGCATCGACGCGCTCTCGGAGGTGACCCAGCGGGCCTGGTTCCAGGGCCTGCCGCCCAATGACAAGTCTGTGGTGGTGCAGGGTCTCTACAAGTCCATGCCCAAGTTCTTCAAGCCACGCCTGGGCATGACCAAGGAGGAGATGCTCATCTTCATGGAGGCGCTATCAGAGACGCCGGGCGTGAGCGTGATGATGTCGTCGGTGCCCGCCGCCATGGTGTGCTACAGCCCGCAGGCCGAGAAGGTCTACAAGCTGCGCAACCCGCCGCGCAACCTGCAGAAGGTGGGCACGCTAGTCACGCCTGACAACGACGTCTTCATCGCCGGCGGCGAGGTGGTGCTGGAGAACGCCTTCAACCGCGGCGGTGGCCTGCAGGTGGACAGCTTCTTCTGGCTGGACGCCCAGCAGAACGCCTGGGTGCCCAAGACGCCTATGCTGTGCGCCCGCCTCAAGCCCTCGCTGGTCTACTGCGACGGCTACATCTACGCCGTGGGCGGCGACAACGTGAGCGGCGAGCTCAACCGGCGCACAGTGGAGCGCTACGACCGCGAGAAGGACGAGTGGAGCATGGTGAGCCCGCTGCCGCTGGCCTGGAGCTGGAGCACCTGCGTGGCAGCGCACGACTGCATCTACGTGCTCACCCTCGACCTCATGTACTGCTACCTGCCGCGCGCCGACGCCTGGGTGGAGATGGCCGTGCGTAAGACCAGCCGCTGCTACGCCTCGGCCGCCGCCTTCGGGGACCTCATCTTCTACCTGGGTGGCCTGCACGTGGTGGGCGGCTCGGGCAGTGGCGCCCGCCTACCGCGGGGCGCCCACGACGGCTCCTCGCTGGCCGTGGAGATCTACGACGTCAATAAGAACGAGTGGCGCCAGGCTGCCAACATCCCGGCCAAGCGCTACTCGGACCCGTGCGTGCGCGCCGTGGTGCTGCTGGGCGGCCTTTGTGTCTTCATGCGCGAGACCCACATGCACGAGCGGCCCAG GCAAGCTTTACCCGTCCTGCCTGGAGGAGTCCCCATGGAAGCCGCCCACCTACCTCTTCTCCTCCGACGGCAGCGAGGATTTCGACGTAGACGGTGA
- the kbtbd2 gene encoding kelch repeat and BTB domain-containing protein 2 isoform X1, whose protein sequence is MSGLGERRPVNADYAVSLLEQLKFFYEQKLLTDVVLLVDDTEFPCHKMVLAACSSYFRAMFMGSLSESKQTHVHLRNVDATTLQIIITYAYTGHLAISDSTVEPLYETACFLQVEDALLQCRDYLVKKINPENCVRMLSIGDLFSCTELKQCAKRMVEHKFPTVYRQDAFLQLSHELLLDVLSSDNLNVEKEETVREAAMLWLEYNMEARSQHLSSVLSQIRIDALSEVTQRAWFQGLPPNDKSVVVQGLYKSMPKFFKPRLGMTKEEMLIFMEALSETPGVSVMMSSVPAAMVCYSPQAEKVYKLRNPPRNLQKVGTLVTPDNDVFIAGGEVVLENAFNRGGGLQVDSFFWLDAQQNAWVPKTPMLCARLKPSLVYCDGYIYAVGGDNVSGELNRRTVERYDREKDEWSMVSPLPLAWSWSTCVAAHDCIYVLTLDLMYCYLPRADAWVEMAVRKTSRCYASAAAFGDLIFYLGGLHVVGGSGSGARLPRGAHDGSSLAVEIYDVNKNEWRQAANIPAKRYSDPCVRAVVLLGGLCVFMRETHMHERPRYAIYQYDVELDRWYLRQPVSERVLWELGDNFYCAVGKLYPSCLEESPWKPPTYLFSSDGSEDFDVDGELVSLPLV, encoded by the exons ATGTCGGGTCTGGGCGAGCGCCGGCCGGTCAATGCGGACTACGCCGTCTCCCTGCTGGAGCAGCTCAAGTTCTTCTACGAGCAGAAACTGCTGACGGACGTGGTGCTGCTTGTGGATGACACTGAGTTCCcgtgccacaagatggtgctGGCCGCGTGCAGCTCCTACTTCAG GGCGATGTTCATGGGCAGTCTGAGCGAGAGCAAGCAGACGCACGTGCACCTGAGGAACGTGGACGCCACCACGCTGCAGATCATCATCACGTACGCGTACACGGGCCACCTGGCCATCAGCGACAGCACCGTGGAGCCGCTCTACGAGACCGCCTGCTTCCTACAG GTGGAGGACGCCCTGCTGCAGTGTCGCGACTACCTGGTGAAGAAGATCAACCCCGAGAACTGCGTGCGTATGCTGAGCATCGGCGACTTGTTCAGCTGCACCGAGTTGAAGCAGTGCGCCAAGCGCATGGTGGAGCACAAGTTCCCCACCGTGTACCGGCAGGACGCCTTCCTGCAGCTGTCGCATGAGCTGCTGCTGGACGTGCTGAGCAGCGACAACCTCAACGTGGAGAAGGAGGAGACGGTACGCGAGGCGGCCATGCTGTGGCTGGAGTACAACATGGAGGCGCGCTCGCAGCACCTGTCGTCGGTGCTTAGCCAAATCCGCATCGACGCGCTCTCGGAGGTGACCCAGCGGGCCTGGTTCCAGGGCCTGCCGCCCAATGACAAGTCTGTGGTGGTGCAGGGTCTCTACAAGTCCATGCCCAAGTTCTTCAAGCCACGCCTGGGCATGACCAAGGAGGAGATGCTCATCTTCATGGAGGCGCTATCAGAGACGCCGGGCGTGAGCGTGATGATGTCGTCGGTGCCCGCCGCCATGGTGTGCTACAGCCCGCAGGCCGAGAAGGTCTACAAGCTGCGCAACCCGCCGCGCAACCTGCAGAAGGTGGGCACGCTAGTCACGCCTGACAACGACGTCTTCATCGCCGGCGGCGAGGTGGTGCTGGAGAACGCCTTCAACCGCGGCGGTGGCCTGCAGGTGGACAGCTTCTTCTGGCTGGACGCCCAGCAGAACGCCTGGGTGCCCAAGACGCCTATGCTGTGCGCCCGCCTCAAGCCCTCGCTGGTCTACTGCGACGGCTACATCTACGCCGTGGGCGGCGACAACGTGAGCGGCGAGCTCAACCGGCGCACAGTGGAGCGCTACGACCGCGAGAAGGACGAGTGGAGCATGGTGAGCCCGCTGCCGCTGGCCTGGAGCTGGAGCACCTGCGTGGCAGCGCACGACTGCATCTACGTGCTCACCCTCGACCTCATGTACTGCTACCTGCCGCGCGCCGACGCCTGGGTGGAGATGGCCGTGCGTAAGACCAGCCGCTGCTACGCCTCGGCCGCCGCCTTCGGGGACCTCATCTTCTACCTGGGTGGCCTGCACGTGGTGGGCGGCTCGGGCAGTGGCGCCCGCCTACCGCGGGGCGCCCACGACGGCTCCTCGCTGGCCGTGGAGATCTACGACGTCAATAAGAACGAGTGGCGCCAGGCTGCCAACATCCCGGCCAAGCGCTACTCGGACCCGTGCGTGCGCGCCGTGGTGCTGCTGGGCGGCCTTTGTGTCTTCATGCGCGAGACCCACATGCACGAGCGGCCCAGGTACGCCATTTACCAGTACGACGTAGAGCTAGACCGCTGGTACCTGCGGCAGCCCGTGTCAGAGCGCGTCCTCTGGGAGCTGGGTGACAACTTCTATTGCGCCGTAGGCAAGCTTTACCCGTCCTGCCTGGAGGAGTCCCCATGGAAGCCGCCCACCTACCTCTTCTCCTCCGACGGCAGCGAGGATTTCGACGTAGACGGTGAGCTGGTATCGCTCCCCCTCGTATAG
- the buc gene encoding bucky ball, whose amino-acid sequence MEDEGRQSQSCGNEQQTIQHSRPFFYVQPPSQPYYLYQQWPMQNPYSHYGLQAGFHFGRPYMSPQYMPYPGLVVPHPPLHPMDYRRTFEPRFYPPTWNDDGSRPPHQQAHGQRQTANSEVQTEPCGSINKLVEFLEKMELDSGMASHSSGTSFPLEEKKGEEQCVAHLLTQVVAARSESQAVAFSDSTTTVYGGETSHMSLDASSPQAYWHGGLEVASPLDSSSFHEDGPHPENSTTSEPFLAHNKSDAENIQSEFVAAVCSPPKSAADPSPSPSPSSEKPDGEESFDKVLSDVETDYKILQLPLQGVFSAGAASRFSSSSSLYYQNHRPSGHERLSVLSPSLDELSSRDEMFSTDLEDVDLYPRRAYSGRRRTNVAEAEQASEEVPAAHVWLPNKTNKRLKCNCCGASLPKSGTRSKVHTAKVYRDEAATSEEDDGCKRGCEPSRAPPRNYPPPGKSHLDPQKQPVKFWTKRSQYKDPMESTAQGYDNRPGETGGRELQFRTYQERGQRGVSERSKRNVGSGAIPRRWPTQRQESSMPRAPMTPPRPRRDDDSNDDNYKELPSLPWDKV is encoded by the exons ATGGAAG ATGAAGGCAGGCAATCGCAATCCTGTGGTAACGAGCAGCAGACAATTCAGCACTCCAGACCTTTTTTCTACGTGCAACCTCCATCCCAACCTTACTACCTGTATCAGCAGTGGCCAATGCAGAACCCTTACAGCCACTACGGTCTCCAAGCAG GTTTTCATTTTGGCCGCCCCTACATGAGTCCTCAGTACATGCCGTACCCGGGCCTCGTTGTCCCTCACCCCCCGTTGCATCCAATGGATTACCGCCGCACGTTTGAGCCTCGCTTTTACCCGCCCACCTGGAATGACGACGGCTCACGCCCGCCGCATCAGCAGGCTCACGGCCAACGGCAGACGGCCAACTCCGAGGTCCAGACCGAGCCCTGCGGCTCCATCAACAAGCTGGTGGAGTTCCTGGAGAAGATGGAGCTGGACTCGGGGATGGCGTCGCACTCCTCCGGGACGTCCTTTCCgctggaggagaagaaaggTGAAGAGCAGTGCGTCGCTCACCTTCTGACCCAGGTGGTGGCGGCCCGTTCAGAGTCTCAAGCGGTGGCGTTCAGTGACTCCACCACAACTGTGTACGGCGGCGAAACCAGCCACATGAGCTTGGATGCCTCCTCCCCTCAGGCGTACTGGCACGGAGGGCTGGAAGTGGCCTCCCCTCTTGATAGCTCTTCCTTTCACGAGGACGGTCCACATCCCGAGAATTCAACCACGTCTGAGCCTTTCCTCGCTCACAATAAGTCCGACGCGGAAAATATCCAGTCAGAGTTTGTTGCGGCCGTTTGCAGCCCTCCCAAATCCGCTGCTGACCCGTCTCCTTCTCCGTCCCCCTCGTCCGAGAAGCCCGACGGTGAAGAGAGTTTCGACAAAGTTTTAAGCGATGTCGAGACCGATTACAAGATTCTCCAGCTGCCCTTACAGGGCGTTTTCAGCGCGGGAGCAGCATCGCGCTTTTCGTCCTCGTCCTCCCTCTACTACCAGAACCACCGCCCCTCCGGCCACGAGCGCTTAAGCGTTCTCAGCCCATCCCTGGACGAGCTCTCCTCTCGGGATGAGATGTTTTCCACAGACCTCGAGGACGTGGATCTCTACCCCCGGCGAGCCTACTcgggaaggaggaggacaaaCGTGGCGGAAGCCGAGCAGGCGTCAGAGGAAGTTCCCGCAGCGCACGTGTGGCTTCCCAACAAGACCAACAAGAGGCTCAAGTGCAACTGCTGCGGTGCAAGTCTGCCCAAGAGTGGCACTCGCAGCAAAGTCCACACCGCCAAGGTGTATCGGGATGAAGCCGCCACCTCCGAGGAGGACGATGGCTGCAAAAGAGGCTGCGAGCCATCGCGAGCACCGCCCAGAAATTATCCTCCTCCCGGCAAGTCTCACTTGGACCCCCAGAAGCAGCCCGTCAAGTTCTGGACCAAACGGAGTCAGTACAAAGACCCCATGGAGTCCACCGCTCAGGGTTATGACAACAGACCCGGAGAGACCGGCGGGCGCGAGCTGCAGTTTAGAACTTACCAGG AGAGAGGCCAGCGCGGCGTGTCCGAGCGCAGCAAGAGGAATGTCGGCAGCGGAGCCATTCCCAGAAGATGGCCTACGCAGCGACAAG AGTCGAGCATGCCGAGGGCGCCGATGACACCTCCAAGACCCCGACGTGACGACGACAGCAACGACGACAACTATAAAGAATTGCCGTCCTTGCCTTGGGACAAAG TGTGA